A single window of Hymenobacter sp. APR13 DNA harbors:
- a CDS encoding PKD domain-containing protein, which yields MKTHFHKAALLLLSGSLLLGACKKDDTGSLDGAVPASDFTFTTRTVGFTTEVTFTATNTDAFLYQWEFGDGTVGSGPQITHTYSASGPVKPRLVTAYRGGTSVSAQKEIVLPPVFELVKTVLTGGSSRTWVLDDTQNAPIIVGPNDADPGGYFSGSPAGSLPACQADDEFTFSTANVYTYDAKAQTFVAGGGGCQAPRSGTSAFTFGAPTGPGLAQFVLARTGAFIGITDAPDLVYRVLSIDNQRMVLRAGRPTAGVVFTMKLRVKP from the coding sequence ATGAAAACCCACTTTCATAAAGCAGCCCTGCTACTGCTGAGCGGCTCCCTGCTGCTGGGCGCCTGCAAGAAAGACGACACCGGCAGCCTCGACGGCGCGGTACCGGCTTCTGATTTCACCTTCACGACGCGTACCGTAGGCTTCACCACCGAAGTCACCTTCACGGCCACCAACACCGACGCCTTCCTCTACCAGTGGGAGTTCGGTGACGGCACCGTGGGCTCGGGCCCGCAGATTACGCACACTTACTCGGCCAGCGGCCCGGTAAAACCCCGCTTGGTTACGGCCTACCGGGGCGGCACCAGCGTATCGGCCCAGAAGGAAATTGTGCTGCCACCGGTGTTCGAGCTGGTGAAGACGGTGCTTACGGGCGGCTCGTCGCGCACCTGGGTGCTCGACGACACCCAGAACGCGCCCATCATCGTGGGCCCCAACGACGCTGACCCCGGCGGATACTTCTCCGGCAGCCCGGCTGGCTCACTGCCTGCCTGCCAGGCCGACGATGAATTCACGTTCAGCACGGCCAACGTGTACACCTACGACGCCAAGGCCCAGACCTTTGTGGCTGGCGGCGGCGGGTGCCAGGCGCCGCGCTCCGGCACCTCGGCCTTCACCTTTGGGGCGCCCACGGGCCCCGGCCTGGCGCAGTTCGTGCTGGCCCGCACCGGCGCATTCATTGGCATCACCGATGCGCCCGACCTGGTGTACCGCGTGCTGTCCATCGACAACCAGCGCATGGTGCTGCGCGCCGGCCGCCCCACGGCAGGCGTCGTATTCACAATGAAACTGCGCGTTAAGCCGTAA
- a CDS encoding RagB/SusD family nutrient uptake outer membrane protein: MTISKYACGAFLLSLGLLTGCGEKFLEETPSDQITDANFYRTQDDAIQAVTASYSELTKEGQYNLALWAMDIMADISTTGGGGGSDGIEYTQLDDYNIPTTNTVANRLWGGCFIGLQRANLVLQKVPDIQGMDPAIKQRCLGEAQFLRAKYYFDLVRAFGDVPLFTTPPSGPAQVYIPRTPAADVYRQIEQDLTDAFNNLPPSYSGADLGRATKWAAAGLLAKVYLTDGKKTEAAQWARQVINNSGKSLWPNYGDNFKIENENGRESLFEVQYVSGRNGYERNNVGFSGNEFFAPRGSGTTPAGGGYGFNIPEPDFVSGYETGDTRKAVTIWVPGDPYPAGSATPAQLPQAPGSPFGFNCKKWFIGKVNTNIWDSGLNIPVLRLADVYLILAEAVGPTPEGLEAINKVRRRAFGLPINTPSTARDLTAATSNFTDAVLRERKYELAFEFDRWFDLKRYAGTPNGLVPRMTQQSAFLRTLNIQRGVPTDKNLVLPIPQSEMDANPALVQNPGY; the protein is encoded by the coding sequence ATGACTATTTCCAAATACGCTTGCGGCGCTTTCCTGCTGTCGCTGGGCTTGCTCACCGGCTGCGGTGAGAAATTCCTGGAAGAAACCCCTTCCGACCAGATTACGGACGCCAACTTTTACCGCACCCAGGACGACGCCATCCAGGCCGTAACGGCCTCCTACAGCGAGCTGACCAAGGAAGGCCAGTACAACCTGGCGCTGTGGGCCATGGACATCATGGCCGACATTTCTACCACCGGCGGTGGCGGCGGCAGCGACGGTATCGAGTATACCCAGCTCGACGACTACAACATCCCGACCACCAATACCGTGGCCAACCGCCTCTGGGGTGGCTGCTTCATCGGGCTGCAGCGCGCCAACCTAGTGCTGCAAAAGGTGCCGGACATTCAGGGCATGGACCCTGCCATCAAGCAGCGCTGCCTGGGTGAGGCGCAGTTCCTGCGGGCCAAATATTACTTCGACCTGGTTCGGGCCTTCGGCGACGTGCCGCTGTTCACGACCCCGCCTTCCGGGCCGGCGCAGGTGTACATCCCGCGCACGCCGGCTGCCGACGTGTACCGCCAGATTGAGCAGGACCTGACCGATGCCTTCAACAACCTGCCGCCCTCCTACAGCGGCGCCGACCTGGGCCGGGCCACCAAGTGGGCCGCCGCCGGTCTGCTGGCCAAGGTGTACCTGACCGATGGCAAGAAAACCGAAGCCGCCCAGTGGGCCCGCCAGGTTATCAACAACTCCGGCAAAAGCCTGTGGCCTAACTACGGCGACAACTTCAAGATTGAAAACGAGAACGGCCGGGAGTCGCTGTTTGAGGTGCAGTACGTGAGCGGCCGCAACGGCTACGAGCGCAACAACGTGGGCTTCAGCGGCAACGAATTCTTCGCCCCCCGCGGCTCCGGCACCACGCCGGCCGGTGGCGGCTACGGCTTCAACATTCCGGAGCCCGACTTCGTGAGCGGCTACGAAACCGGCGACACGCGCAAAGCCGTGACCATCTGGGTGCCCGGCGACCCGTATCCGGCCGGCAGCGCTACACCTGCGCAGCTGCCGCAGGCCCCCGGCTCGCCCTTCGGCTTCAACTGCAAGAAGTGGTTCATTGGTAAGGTGAACACCAACATCTGGGACTCGGGCCTCAACATTCCGGTGCTGCGCCTGGCCGATGTGTACCTGATTCTGGCCGAGGCCGTAGGCCCTACGCCCGAAGGACTAGAAGCCATCAACAAGGTGCGCCGCCGCGCCTTCGGCCTGCCCATCAACACGCCTTCCACCGCCCGCGACCTGACGGCCGCCACGTCTAACTTCACTGACGCCGTGCTGCGGGAGCGGAAGTACGAGCTGGCCTTCGAGTTTGACCGCTGGTTTGACCTGAAGCGCTACGCCGGTACCCCCAACGGCCTGGTGCCACGCATGACCCAGCAGTCGGCCTTCCTGCGCACGCTCAACATTCAGCGCGGCGTGCCCACCGACAAAAACCTGGTGCTGCCCATTCCGCAGAGCGAGATGGACGCCAACCCGGCGCTGGTGCAGAACCCTGGCTACTAA
- a CDS encoding SusC/RagA family TonB-linked outer membrane protein — translation MNRNQYSYLGFRRVVPLAAYGLLSLASPLAAQAALAPDSRLALVADVPVSGRITQRNGDALPGVTIIVQGTTIGTSSDANGNFSLSVPDGSTLIISSIGFTRQEVRINGANPSLNVVLVDDAKALSEVVVVGYGTQERGSVTGAISSVGAAEIVRQPVADATQAIQGKVSGVTVISNGGAPGGASGTAVRVRGITSAGNNNPLYVVDGFPLPDGGDNQLNAISPNDIESIDILKDASATAIYGVRAANGVVIITTKRGKAGRTNVNLDVYRGVQTVARRLDLLSASEYAVINNESRLAKGLPIVVDKLRDPASLGEGTDWQDLVFRRAQIQNYSLSATGGSEKARYAVSGTYFQQDGIIIGTNFERFTIRANGDVQIGKMLKLGNNIQLTHLEDRQVTTNSGEYGTVQQMLRIPATVQPYRPDGYWYQPSSGADNFIEENPLASALINNQKFTRNRALTTFFAELEPLKGLRFRTNVGVDFIFDNFNRFTPKGPELAGYTQRYSTASAEARSSYAPTYLIENTATYDRLFADKHQLTVLLGQSAQEFNFSNVVANRQGYLRNDLQVINVGPINSQLSNEGAISPPQRLASYFGRVNYEFAGKYLLSAVARYDGSSVFPPGEKFGFFPGVSVGWRISEEGFLDGNSTISNLKLRAGYGKVGNPLNAGRFASLYTINFGAIYPLGPDGTINTGAAPTRLANPELRWETNNQTNIGVDVGFLDNRFEASLDLYNRNSPNLIAPVPPSLVSGTFETVNTNAASAYNRGIDFSFTSRNVQGSGQAFTWTTLFNISAYKTRLESLGSGVPYNGPNFLSNSAVVRYDVNQAFGSFYGFVADGLFQTADEVNAAPRQETGTAPGDIRFKDLNGDGVITAAGDRTFIGNPNPDFTYGITNTLGFKGFDLSFFIQGVQGNDVYNINRFITESALYGSNNGTTRVLNRWTGPGTSNDVPRAIDGDPNTNLRVSSHFVEDGSYVRLKNLTFGYTLPQSLLSRISATQVRFYVTAQNLATLTKYTGYDPEVSPSGIDLGVYPQARVFMGGLNIGF, via the coding sequence ATGAACCGCAATCAATACTCGTATCTCGGGTTCCGGCGCGTGGTGCCTCTCGCAGCCTATGGGCTGTTGAGCCTGGCGTCGCCGCTGGCGGCCCAAGCCGCTCTGGCGCCCGACTCCCGCTTGGCCCTCGTGGCCGACGTTCCGGTTTCGGGGCGGATTACGCAGCGCAACGGCGACGCGCTGCCCGGTGTGACGATTATCGTTCAGGGAACCACTATCGGGACCAGCTCCGACGCCAACGGTAACTTCTCGCTATCGGTACCCGATGGCAGCACACTGATCATCAGTTCTATCGGCTTCACACGTCAGGAAGTTCGCATCAACGGTGCCAACCCTTCCCTGAACGTGGTACTGGTAGACGACGCCAAGGCCCTGAGCGAAGTGGTAGTAGTTGGCTACGGCACCCAGGAGCGTGGCAGCGTAACGGGCGCTATTTCATCGGTTGGAGCTGCAGAAATCGTGCGCCAGCCGGTGGCCGATGCCACGCAGGCCATCCAGGGCAAAGTGTCCGGCGTAACGGTGATATCGAACGGCGGGGCGCCCGGTGGGGCTTCCGGCACGGCCGTGCGGGTGCGCGGCATCACGTCGGCCGGCAACAACAACCCGCTGTACGTGGTTGACGGCTTCCCGCTGCCCGACGGCGGCGACAACCAGCTCAACGCCATCAGCCCCAACGACATCGAGTCGATTGACATTCTGAAGGACGCTTCGGCTACGGCCATTTACGGGGTGCGCGCCGCCAACGGCGTGGTCATCATCACCACCAAGCGTGGCAAAGCCGGCCGCACCAACGTCAACCTCGACGTGTACCGCGGCGTGCAGACCGTGGCCCGCCGCCTGGATCTGCTCAGTGCCTCGGAGTACGCTGTTATCAACAACGAAAGCCGCCTGGCCAAGGGCCTGCCCATTGTGGTAGACAAGCTGCGCGACCCGGCCTCGCTGGGCGAAGGCACCGACTGGCAGGACCTGGTGTTCCGCCGGGCCCAGATTCAGAACTACTCCCTCTCGGCCACCGGCGGCAGCGAAAAGGCGCGCTATGCCGTGTCGGGCACGTATTTCCAGCAGGACGGTATCATCATCGGCACCAACTTCGAGCGGTTTACGATACGGGCCAACGGCGACGTGCAGATCGGCAAAATGCTGAAGCTGGGCAACAACATCCAGCTCACGCACCTGGAAGACCGTCAGGTAACCACCAACAGCGGCGAGTACGGCACGGTGCAGCAGATGCTGCGCATCCCGGCCACCGTGCAGCCCTACCGGCCCGATGGCTACTGGTACCAGCCCAGTTCGGGCGCTGACAACTTCATCGAGGAAAACCCACTGGCCAGCGCCCTGATCAACAACCAGAAGTTCACGCGCAACCGGGCCCTGACCACGTTCTTCGCCGAGCTGGAGCCTCTCAAAGGCCTGCGCTTCCGCACCAACGTGGGCGTCGACTTCATCTTCGACAACTTCAACCGCTTCACGCCCAAAGGCCCCGAGCTGGCTGGCTACACCCAGCGCTACTCTACGGCCAGCGCCGAAGCCAGATCCAGCTACGCTCCCACGTATCTGATTGAAAACACGGCCACTTACGACCGCCTGTTTGCCGATAAGCACCAGCTGACGGTACTGCTGGGCCAGTCGGCGCAGGAGTTCAACTTCAGCAACGTAGTGGCTAACCGCCAGGGCTACTTGCGCAACGACCTGCAGGTAATCAACGTCGGCCCCATCAACTCGCAGCTCAGCAACGAAGGTGCCATTAGCCCGCCCCAGCGGCTGGCCAGCTACTTCGGGCGCGTGAACTACGAGTTTGCCGGCAAGTACCTGCTTTCGGCCGTGGCCCGCTACGACGGCTCGTCGGTATTCCCGCCCGGTGAGAAGTTCGGCTTCTTCCCCGGCGTATCGGTGGGCTGGCGCATTTCGGAGGAAGGTTTCCTGGACGGCAACAGCACCATCAGCAACCTGAAGCTGCGTGCCGGCTACGGCAAAGTGGGCAACCCCCTGAACGCGGGTCGCTTCGCCTCGCTGTACACCATCAACTTCGGCGCCATCTACCCGCTCGGGCCCGATGGCACCATCAACACTGGAGCCGCGCCTACCCGCCTCGCCAACCCCGAGCTGCGCTGGGAAACCAACAACCAAACGAACATCGGGGTGGATGTGGGTTTCCTCGACAACCGCTTCGAAGCCAGCCTCGACCTCTACAACCGCAACTCGCCCAACCTGATTGCGCCGGTGCCGCCGTCTTTGGTGTCGGGTACGTTTGAGACCGTGAACACCAACGCGGCATCGGCCTACAACCGGGGCATCGACTTCTCGTTTACCTCGCGCAACGTGCAGGGCAGCGGGCAGGCCTTCACCTGGACCACCCTGTTCAACATTTCGGCCTACAAGACGCGGCTGGAGTCGCTGGGCTCGGGCGTACCATACAACGGCCCCAACTTCCTGAGCAACAGCGCAGTGGTTCGCTACGATGTTAACCAAGCCTTTGGCTCGTTCTACGGCTTCGTGGCCGACGGCCTGTTCCAGACGGCCGACGAGGTAAATGCCGCGCCCCGGCAGGAAACCGGCACCGCCCCCGGCGACATCCGGTTTAAGGATCTGAACGGCGACGGGGTCATCACGGCGGCCGGCGACCGGACGTTTATCGGCAACCCCAACCCCGATTTCACTTACGGCATCACCAACACGCTGGGCTTTAAAGGCTTCGACCTGAGCTTCTTCATCCAGGGCGTGCAAGGCAACGATGTGTACAACATCAACCGCTTCATCACGGAAAGCGCCCTGTACGGGTCCAACAACGGCACCACCCGCGTGCTGAACCGCTGGACCGGCCCCGGTACCAGCAACGACGTGCCCCGCGCCATTGACGGCGACCCTAACACCAACCTGCGCGTATCGTCGCACTTCGTGGAAGACGGCTCCTACGTACGCCTCAAAAACCTGACGTTCGGCTACACGCTGCCGCAGAGCTTGCTGAGCCGCATTTCGGCCACGCAGGTGCGCTTCTACGTGACGGCCCAGAACCTGGCCACGCTCACCAAATACACCGGCTACGACCCCGAAGTAAGCCCTAGCGGCATCGACCTGGGCGTGTATCCGCAGGCCCGCGTGTTCATGGGCGGCCTCAATATCGGGTTCTAA
- a CDS encoding 7TM diverse intracellular signaling domain-containing protein — protein sequence MPTLPFLISRFNLIATARLLWVLAILGVSFAARAERPLPLDARQPEIFVSPLNYSILEDPTGQLTLRDVQQPRYAGRFVSGARVATNMEHPGSAYWLRLTVQAIGPQPQHWYLELFDSHLNDIFFFPKSPSEQGRIHTGADRPFTTRPYRYKNYLLQLPVADNQPHTYYLRLQSNSRTSFLSKMRTEQGIAEHFQMEYGLLGAFYGMLLIMIIYNFCLFCFTGEQTYLRYVLYVLSCSLVFLSEDGLGFQYLWPGHPWLNRVVDVASAPLLLLTFGYYARQFLDTPQRLPRYDQWLRAVVLLSVAALLLDGIWWKTGMGMGLYLLPYGMLFFAALRVWQRGFLPARFVLLAHSLVAVSVLFLILRKLGIHTFTNTYTVYSMNAAFVVEVVVLSYALGEKIRAIQHATLKAQHRLVKQLRKKHDVQHRLVEQLRQNEELKDQLNSELENLVAQRTAELQRQGETIASQNRDLVQANGLLALQSAAIEKLNTDLQRDLQKAQTARVLSQEVDFGEFSQIYPDKEACLTYLADLKWAHGYHCRKCGHDNYCEGREALSRRCTRCRYVESATAYTLLQKCKFSIVKAFYAVFLLHTHNGSYSAQELSRVLDLRRATCWSFSQKVLEAMRRQPADPSGEDSWTRLLLDDSGTELDESADEELAVAGESGLGLEHEPAKAKSKQKKVG from the coding sequence ATGCCAACTCTGCCCTTCCTTATTTCCCGTTTCAACCTGATAGCCACCGCCCGTCTACTGTGGGTGCTGGCTATACTAGGTGTCAGCTTCGCGGCCCGGGCCGAGCGTCCTCTTCCACTCGATGCTCGCCAACCGGAAATTTTCGTCAGCCCCCTCAACTATAGCATCCTCGAAGACCCTACGGGGCAGCTCACACTGCGCGATGTGCAGCAGCCCCGGTATGCTGGCCGTTTTGTGTCGGGGGCACGCGTGGCGACCAACATGGAGCACCCTGGCTCAGCCTACTGGCTGCGCCTGACGGTGCAGGCCATTGGCCCGCAGCCGCAACACTGGTACCTGGAGCTGTTCGACTCCCACCTCAACGACATCTTCTTTTTTCCAAAGTCTCCCTCCGAACAAGGCCGCATCCATACCGGTGCCGACCGTCCGTTCACTACCCGGCCTTATCGCTACAAAAACTATCTGCTGCAGCTACCAGTGGCCGACAATCAGCCGCATACCTACTACCTGCGGCTGCAGTCCAATTCGCGCACCAGCTTCCTGTCGAAGATGCGGACCGAGCAGGGCATTGCCGAGCACTTTCAGATGGAATATGGGCTGCTGGGTGCCTTCTATGGCATGCTGCTCATCATGATTATCTACAACTTCTGCCTGTTCTGTTTCACCGGCGAGCAGACCTACCTGCGCTATGTGCTATACGTACTTAGCTGTAGCCTGGTCTTTCTGTCCGAGGATGGTCTGGGCTTCCAATACCTGTGGCCCGGTCATCCGTGGCTCAATCGGGTGGTAGATGTTGCGTCGGCCCCGCTGCTGCTGCTCACCTTCGGCTACTATGCGCGCCAGTTTCTGGATACGCCCCAGCGCCTGCCCCGCTACGACCAATGGCTGCGGGCCGTGGTGCTGCTGAGCGTGGCAGCCCTGCTGCTCGACGGCATCTGGTGGAAAACCGGGATGGGTATGGGCTTGTATCTGCTGCCCTACGGCATGCTGTTTTTCGCGGCTCTACGCGTGTGGCAGCGTGGCTTCCTGCCGGCCCGTTTTGTGCTGCTGGCCCACTCCTTGGTAGCTGTCAGCGTGTTGTTTCTAATCTTGCGCAAGCTTGGCATTCATACCTTCACCAATACCTACACGGTGTATAGCATGAATGCGGCCTTCGTGGTGGAGGTGGTGGTGCTGTCTTACGCACTGGGAGAGAAAATCCGCGCCATCCAGCACGCCACCCTCAAGGCCCAGCACCGCTTGGTGAAACAGCTACGCAAAAAGCACGATGTACAGCACCGGCTGGTAGAGCAGCTCCGCCAGAATGAAGAGCTCAAAGACCAGTTGAACTCGGAACTGGAAAACCTGGTGGCGCAGCGCACGGCCGAGTTGCAGCGCCAAGGCGAAACCATTGCCTCCCAGAACCGCGACTTGGTACAGGCCAACGGCCTGCTGGCATTGCAGTCGGCGGCTATTGAAAAGCTGAACACCGACCTGCAGCGCGACCTGCAAAAGGCCCAGACAGCCCGCGTCTTGTCGCAGGAAGTGGACTTCGGCGAATTCAGCCAGATCTATCCCGACAAGGAAGCCTGCCTTACCTACCTCGCAGATCTGAAGTGGGCCCACGGCTACCACTGCCGCAAGTGCGGCCACGACAATTATTGCGAGGGCCGCGAGGCGCTTTCGCGCCGCTGCACCCGTTGCCGTTACGTGGAGTCGGCTACAGCTTACACACTGTTGCAGAAATGCAAGTTTTCGATTGTGAAGGCATTTTATGCGGTGTTTTTGTTGCACACCCATAACGGCAGCTACTCGGCGCAGGAGCTGTCCCGAGTGCTCGATCTGCGGCGTGCTACCTGCTGGAGCTTCAGTCAGAAAGTGCTGGAAGCCATGCGCCGCCAACCCGCCGACCCCTCCGGTGAGGACAGCTGGACCCGCCTTCTGCTGGATGATAGCGGCACGGAGCTAGATGAGTCTGCCGACGAGGAACTGGCGGTTGCGGGCGAGTCAGGCTTGGGTTTAGAGCATGAACCAGCCAAAGCAAAAAGCAAGCAAAAAAAAGTGGGCTAA
- a CDS encoding cellulase family glycosylhydrolase: protein MLHTKGTALLDAQNQPVVLRGINVGGWLLQESYILRTDSLNSQWRIQQGMLRTMPEAEMEDFYRRYRAGFVTKADIDFIARQGFNCVRLPLHYDLFLTAAQRRVRTRALQNPRHVEAYVQALSTWYDQNQLFTDAVNLEGFRLIDDVLRWCAANRLYVVLDLHAAPGGQGADRNISDCLVPLDLWKRRDAKGRLLYQDLTVRLWQQLSARYRNDARVALYDFINEPNGMTTANGLAGDNSELSELYSRLIDVVRAQNDQHVVLLEGNGYGNEYTNLTPDKLRTAHKGNIMYNAHRYWCTNDAAASDTNPLQINLLHNLVAFRDQWQVPVWVGETGENSNEWFAAAVQELNQQNIGWCHWTLKRVDGRTSLLSVPRYGSVLTPAGRAALLRNSAFGNCTINTDVVAALTRPTAAPAAFGPHVVPGTIQAADYDLGRLGQAYSDTYATRTDFRNHTPHNSGNAYRNDGVDIEAVTDDASSGFAVSHMEAGEWLNYTVTVPQTTACAVQIRTRNPAATTAQLLIKLNGQQSIGTTAVPSGSGWQTLPVGNVQLSAGTHTVQLYVQQPGAVVSWLQFVPLAGPR from the coding sequence ATGCTGCATACCAAAGGCACTGCGCTGCTGGACGCCCAAAACCAACCTGTGGTGTTGCGCGGCATCAATGTAGGCGGCTGGCTGCTGCAGGAGAGTTACATTCTCCGCACCGATTCTTTGAACTCCCAATGGCGCATTCAGCAGGGTATGCTACGCACCATGCCCGAGGCGGAAATGGAGGACTTCTACCGCCGCTACCGGGCCGGATTCGTCACCAAAGCCGATATCGACTTCATTGCCCGGCAGGGTTTCAACTGCGTGCGGCTGCCGCTGCACTATGACCTGTTTCTGACCGCAGCCCAGCGCCGCGTCCGCACCCGCGCCCTTCAGAATCCGCGCCACGTGGAGGCCTACGTACAGGCGCTCAGCACCTGGTACGACCAGAACCAGCTGTTTACGGACGCTGTAAATCTGGAAGGCTTCCGCCTGATTGATGACGTACTGCGCTGGTGTGCTGCCAACCGCCTCTACGTGGTGCTGGACCTGCACGCTGCCCCCGGCGGCCAGGGCGCCGACCGCAACATCAGTGACTGTCTGGTGCCGCTGGACCTGTGGAAACGCCGCGACGCCAAAGGCCGTCTTCTCTACCAAGACCTTACGGTGAGGCTCTGGCAGCAGCTTTCAGCACGTTACCGCAACGATGCGCGCGTAGCACTCTACGATTTCATTAATGAGCCCAACGGTATGACCACCGCCAACGGCCTAGCCGGCGACAATTCGGAACTGAGCGAATTGTACAGCCGCCTGATAGATGTAGTGCGTGCTCAGAACGACCAACATGTGGTGCTGCTGGAAGGCAATGGCTACGGCAACGAGTACACCAACCTGACGCCCGACAAGCTGCGCACTGCGCACAAAGGCAACATTATGTACAACGCGCACCGCTACTGGTGCACCAATGACGCCGCAGCTTCAGACACCAACCCATTACAAATCAACCTACTGCACAACTTGGTAGCTTTCCGTGACCAATGGCAGGTGCCAGTGTGGGTGGGCGAAACCGGCGAGAACTCCAACGAGTGGTTTGCCGCTGCCGTGCAGGAACTCAACCAGCAGAACATTGGCTGGTGCCACTGGACGCTGAAACGGGTAGATGGCCGCACCAGCCTGCTGAGCGTGCCCCGCTACGGCAGCGTACTGACCCCGGCCGGCCGTGCGGCTCTATTGCGCAACAGCGCGTTTGGCAACTGCACCATAAATACCGATGTGGTAGCGGCCCTCACCCGCCCCACTGCCGCCCCAGCCGCCTTCGGGCCGCATGTGGTGCCCGGCACCATACAGGCCGCCGACTACGACCTGGGCCGCCTGGGCCAGGCCTACTCCGATACCTACGCCACCCGAACCGACTTCCGCAACCACACTCCCCACAACTCTGGCAACGCCTACCGCAACGACGGCGTGGACATCGAGGCCGTGACGGATGATGCCTCCAGCGGCTTTGCTGTGAGCCACATGGAAGCCGGCGAGTGGCTGAATTACACCGTAACTGTGCCCCAGACCACCGCCTGCGCTGTGCAGATACGCACCCGCAACCCGGCGGCCACTACGGCCCAATTGCTCATCAAACTCAATGGCCAACAGAGTATTGGAACCACAGCTGTGCCCAGCGGCAGCGGCTGGCAAACGCTGCCGGTTGGCAATGTGCAGCTGTCGGCTGGCACGCATACGGTGCAACTTTATGTGCAGCAGCCGGGAGCCGTAGTAAGTTGGCTGCAGTTTGTGCCATTGGCCGGGCCTCGTTGA
- a CDS encoding phospho-sugar mutase, translating to MALTPDIQAKINTWLTGGYDAETQTEIRQLQADNQDDFLSDAFYRNLEFGTGGLRGIMGPGSNRMNRYTLGMAAQGLSNYLLQQFAGQEIKVAVAHDSRNNSRAFAEMVAGVFSANGITVYLFEALRPTPELSFTIRHLGCQSGCVITASHNPKEYNGFKVYWNDGAQVVAPHDKNIIREVEAIQGVEQVKFQADTTRIHSIGAEVDAAYLAKVKELSINPAAIQRQHDLKIVFTPIHGTGITLVPQALAQLGFTNVSVVEAQATPDGNFPTVLSPNPEEQVAMQMALDQAKALDADIVLATDPDSDRVGIAVKNTRGEWVLVNGNQTAALLTYYVLSARQQAGKKTDKDFIVYTIVTSEVLGDIARSYDVQSYQTLTGFKYIAGLIRDLEGEANYVGGGEESYGYMLGDFVRDKDAVSACTLLAEMAAVAKDNGHSLYEEMTRMYAQYGLYKEHLISLTKKGQRGAEEIQEMMAELRAMPPATIAGQPVVELRDYKTGLIRDLRTGLETPTGLESSNVLQFILEDGSKISARPSGTEPKIKFYFSVRHPLKSHVDFELAERQAQEKIQAIIEDMQLK from the coding sequence ATGGCCCTTACCCCCGACATTCAAGCGAAAATCAATACCTGGCTCACCGGTGGCTACGACGCCGAGACGCAGACTGAAATCCGGCAGCTGCAGGCTGACAACCAGGATGATTTTCTGTCGGATGCCTTCTACCGCAACCTGGAATTTGGCACCGGTGGCCTGCGGGGCATTATGGGGCCCGGCTCCAACCGCATGAACCGCTACACGCTGGGCATGGCGGCGCAGGGTTTGAGCAACTACCTGCTCCAGCAGTTCGCGGGCCAGGAAATCAAGGTGGCCGTGGCGCACGACTCGCGCAACAACAGCCGCGCCTTTGCTGAAATGGTGGCGGGCGTTTTCTCGGCCAACGGCATTACAGTGTACCTGTTTGAGGCGCTGCGGCCCACGCCGGAACTGTCGTTTACCATCCGACACCTGGGCTGCCAAAGCGGCTGCGTTATCACGGCCTCGCACAACCCCAAGGAGTACAACGGCTTCAAGGTGTACTGGAACGACGGCGCCCAGGTGGTAGCCCCGCACGACAAGAACATCATCCGCGAAGTTGAAGCCATCCAGGGCGTCGAGCAGGTGAAATTCCAGGCCGACACCACGCGGATTCACAGCATCGGCGCCGAGGTGGATGCCGCCTACCTGGCCAAGGTGAAGGAGCTGAGCATTAACCCAGCCGCTATCCAGCGCCAGCACGACCTGAAAATCGTATTTACGCCGATTCATGGCACCGGCATCACGCTGGTGCCGCAGGCGCTGGCGCAGCTGGGCTTCACCAACGTATCGGTGGTAGAGGCCCAGGCCACCCCCGACGGCAATTTCCCGACGGTGCTGTCGCCCAACCCCGAGGAGCAAGTAGCCATGCAGATGGCCCTGGACCAGGCCAAAGCCCTCGATGCCGACATCGTGCTGGCCACCGACCCCGACTCGGACCGGGTGGGCATTGCGGTGAAGAACACCCGCGGTGAGTGGGTACTGGTGAACGGCAACCAGACAGCCGCCCTGCTAACCTACTACGTGCTGTCGGCGCGGCAGCAGGCTGGCAAGAAGACCGACAAGGACTTCATCGTGTACACCATCGTAACCAGCGAGGTGCTCGGCGACATTGCCCGCTCCTACGACGTGCAGAGCTACCAGACCCTGACCGGCTTCAAGTACATTGCCGGCCTGATCCGGGACCTGGAAGGCGAAGCCAACTACGTGGGCGGTGGCGAGGAAAGCTATGGCTACATGCTCGGCGACTTCGTGCGCGACAAGGATGCCGTATCGGCCTGCACCCTGCTGGCCGAAATGGCGGCCGTGGCCAAAGACAACGGCCACTCGCTCTACGAGGAGATGACGCGCATGTACGCCCAGTACGGCCTCTACAAAGAGCACCTGATTTCGCTCACGAAGAAAGGCCAGCGCGGCGCCGAAGAAATCCAGGAAATGATGGCCGAGCTGCGCGCTATGCCGCCTGCTACTATTGCCGGCCAGCCCGTGGTGGAGCTGCGCGACTACAAAACCGGCCTCATCCGCGACCTGCGCACCGGCCTGGAAACGCCCACCGGCCTGGAAAGCAGCAATGTGCTACAGTTCATTCTGGAAGATGGCAGCAAGATTTCGGCGCGGCCTTCGGGCACCGAGCCCAAAATCAAGTTCTACTTCAGCGTGCGTCACCCGCTGAAGTCGCACGTCGATTTTGAGTTGGCGGAGCGTCAGGCCCAAGAGAAGATTCAGGCCATCATCGAAGACATGCAGTTGAAATAA